Proteins encoded in a region of the Ziziphus jujuba cultivar Dongzao chromosome 3, ASM3175591v1 genome:
- the LOC107422424 gene encoding uncharacterized protein LOC107422424 codes for MELPIPNKLRKLWDIWDLRVCIQISLFLQVFLLLFAPFRQTSRRTFVITSIWSAYLMADWVAAVAIGLITKSQTDHSVDPHSENQDIFAFWASFLLIHLGGPDSITSFSIEDNELWLRHLFSLILQVLAVAYSFFLTLPENKLQLPTALVFFLGIIKFSERTAALFFASLDRFGWTVLPEPNPGPDYRDAVATYASMGLMDQVAAVEPMAAKFGNTVVKSKFLIDDEKVFSDTCDEIKFLQVAYSFFETFKGLIVGFLLSSKDRESSRNTFLNLKPAQAFKLVEYELNFMYELLHTKVVMMHCKLGCVLKITSFCVLIGALTSFSFCLLNDPEFSNINIYFTYSLLVVAIFLDIVSSYNLIFSKWTLIFLKDGWIDHIPKRILKYLSKERWSWSISQYNIVRYCLDERPKWLYKAFRYLHLKGVLETMKILRYSSSETVTKDFETFIYDELKIKSKTASSLSDAIEVCSQRGEWALLRSSSSYVKLKWSIGEFQYAESLLLWHLATELCYSTIKEGDRNERQVCKLLSDYMFYLLVAKPAMLAPVLGNWQVVFQDTCAEAMRFFNEFSISDQSQACQVLISVETKFRATTVKGNRSKSVLFDACVLAHQLQNLKEERWNVMKLVWAELFCYAAINCRPIVHAQQPSRGGEFLTFTWLLMNHFGLGTQFYEQEQQAGKKSMLFM; via the coding sequence ATGGAGCTACCAATCCCCAACAAGTTGAGGAAGCTGTGGGATATATGGGATCTTCGTGTATGCATCCAAATAAGCCTCTTTCTACAGGTATTTCTACTTCTCTTTGCTCCCTTCAGGCAGACAAGCAGACGCACATTCGTTATCACTTCAATCTGGTCGGCTTATCTGATGGCCGATTGGGTCGCTGCTGTTGCTATCGGACTAATCACCAAATCCCAGACCGACCACTCCGTTGATCCTCATTCTGAAAACCAAGACATTTTCGCGTTTTGGGCGTCTTTTCTTTTGATACATCTCGGTGGCCCTGATAGCATTACCTCTTTTTCGATCGAGGATAATGAATTATGGCTCAGGCACTTGTTTAGTCTCATTTTACAAGTTTTGGCTGTTGCTTATAGCTTCTTTCTTACACTTCCCGAAAACAAACTACAATTGCCAACTGCCCTCGTGTTCTTTCTGGGAATTATCAAGTTCTCTGAGAGAACAGCTGCTCTGTTTTTCGCGAGTTTGGACCGTTTTGGTTGGACTGTGTTGCCGGAACCAAACCCTGGTCCTGACTACAGAGATGCTGTTGCAACTTACGCTTCAATGGGGCTGATGGATCAAGTAGCAGCCGTAGAGCCGATGGCTGCAAAATTTGGGAATACAGTAGtgaaatctaaatttttaattgatgatgAAAAAGTATTCTCAGACACTTGCGATGAGATCAAATTCCTACAGGTAGCCTACTCATTCTTCGAAACCTTCAAGGGACTTATTGTGGGGTTCCTTCTCAGCTCCAAAGATCGAGAATCAAGCCGGAACACTTTCCTCAATTTAAAACCTGCCCAAGCTTTTAAATTAGTAGAGTACGAGCTGAACTTCATGTACGAGCTTCTCCATACCAAAGTTGTCATGATGCATTGCAAGCTTGGGTGTGTCCTGAAGATTACAAGTTTCTGTGTCCTAATTGGTGCTTTGActtcgttttctttttgtttgttaaatGATCCCGAGTTTAGTAACATTAATATCTATTTTACTTACTCGTTGCTCGTAGTAGCAATTTTCCTAGACATTGTTTCTAGCTACAATCTCATTTTCTCTAAATGGACACTCATTTTCCTCAAAGATGGGTGGATAGATCATATTCccaaaagaattttgaaatatttgagtAAAGAAAGGTGGTCCTGGTCCATTTCACAGTATAATATTGTAAGATATTGTCTAGATGAACGTCCCAAATGGCTATACAAAGCATTTAGATATCTCCACCTTAAGGGAGTTCTTGAGACAATGAAAATCTTGAGGTATTCTTCTTCGGAGACAGTCACAAAGGACTTCGAGACGTTTATTTATGATGAGCTGAAAATAAAATCTAAGACAGCTAGCAGTTTAAGCGACGCCATTGAAGTGTGTTCGCAAAGAGGCGAGTGGGCTTTATTACGTTCTTCTTCTAGCTATGTCAAACTAAAATGGAGTATCGGAGAGTTTCAATATGCAGAAAGTCTTCTCCTCTGGCACTTAGCAACTGAACTCTGTTACAGCACCATTAAGGAAGGAGATAGGAATGAAAGACAAGTTTGCAAGCTTCTTTCGGATTACATGTTCTATCTTCTGGTTGCGAAGCCTGCGATGCTGGCACCAGTTCTTGGAAATTGGCAAGTGGTTTTCCAAGACACATGTGCAGAGGCTATGAGATTTTTCAATGAATTCTCAATATCAGATCAGAGCCAAGCATGTCAAGTGCTTATTTCTGTAGAAACCAAGTTCAGAGCTACAACAGTGAAGGGAAATCGAAGCAAATCGGTACTGTTTGATGCATGTGTTCTGGCACATCAGCTCCAAAATCTGAAGGAAGAAAGGTGGAATGTGATGAAGCTGGTGTGGGCTGAGCTGTTTTGCTATGCCGCCATTAATTGTAGGCCGATTGTTCATGCTCAGCAACCAAGCAGGGGTGGTGAGTTTCTGACATTCACTTGGTTGCTGATGAATCATTTCGGATTGGGAACTCAGTTCTATGAGCAAGAACAGCAAGCTGGGAAAAAGTCCATGCTTTTCATGTAA
- the LOC107422449 gene encoding alkaline ceramidase yields the protein MADGLSSFWGPVTSTDWCEKNYLYSAYIAEFFNTMSNIPCIALAFIGLINALRQRFEKRFSVLHISNIILAVGSMLYHATLQRVQQQGDETPMVWEMLLYIYILYSPDWHYRSTMPTFLFLYGAVFAVAHALVRFQIGFKVHYMILCLLCIPRMYKYYIHTKDVHAKWLAKLYLITIFLATLCWLSDRVFCNNISYWFFNPQGHALWHVLMGFNSYFANTFLMFCRAHQLGWNPKVVHFLGLLPYVKIQKPKMQ from the exons ATGGCTGATGGATTATCCAGCTTCTGGGGTCCTGTCACATCCACTGATTGGTGTGAGAAAAACTATTTGTATTCAGCCTATATTGCAGAGTTTTTCAACACTATGTCAAACATCCCATGCATTGCTTTGGCATTCATTGGTCTTATAAATGCATTGAGACAACGGTTTGAGAAGAGGTTTAGTGTCCTTCACATATCTAATATTATTCTTGCTGTTGGGAGTATGCTATACCATGCCACATTGCAACGTGT ACAGCAACAGGGTGATGAAACACCAATGGTTTGGGAAATGCTCCTGTATATCTACATCCTCTACTCACCAGATTGGCATTATCGGAGCACAATGCCCACCTTCTTGTTTCTTTACGGTGCAGTATTTGCTGTTGCTCATGCATTGGTCCGGTTTCAAATTGGCTTTAAGGTACACTACATGATCCTATGCCTTCTCTGCATCCCCCGGATGTACAAATACTACATCCACACAAAAGATGTGCATGCAAAGTGGCTTGCAAAGTTGTATTTGATCACTATATTCCTGGCGACTCTTTGTTGGCTTTCTGATCGTGTGTTCTGTAATAACATCTCCTATTGGTTCTTTAACCCTCAAGGTCATGCTTTGTGGCATGTCTTAATGGGGTTTAATTCTTATTTTGCAAACACATTTTTGATGTTCTGCCGTGCTCATCAACTGGGATGGAACCCTAAAGTAGTCCACTTCTTGGGGCTTCTTCCCTATGTGAAAATTCAAAAACCGAAGATGCAGTGA
- the LOC107422450 gene encoding uncharacterized protein LOC107422450 — MASCRALYRRTTQIAKTLRFASTSSGSTTKPSHHNHHQQNHKFLEPNSFIGSWEAPRDPNEAQSRLAQLRRNYAKQVKELRKEYIREVELMRLEKLRKDEARREALRVQNEERKKQKAEVAKARAQERQVAEQEFRQTLLKERAEKLENWRMKENRREEKKKEKNELLRRQSSLWIDESDLESRVLQATVDTTSL, encoded by the exons ATGGCGTCGTGTCGAGCACTGTACCGACGCACGACCCAAATCGCCAAAACGTTGCGTTTTGCTTCCACGAGCAGTGGTTCGACAACGAAGCCCTCCCACCACAACCACCACCAGCAGAACCACAAATTCCTGGAACCCAACTCCTTCATCGGAAGCTGGGAGGCTCCTAGGGATCCCAACGAAGCCCAGTCTAGGCTCGCTCAGCTCCGCAGAAACTATGCCAAGCAGGTCAAGGAGTTGCGCAAGGAATATATCAGAGAGGTCGAGCTCATGCGCCTCGAAAAGCTTCGCAAGGATGAGGCTCGCAGAGAGGCCCTTAGGGTTCAGAACGAGGAGAGGAAGAAGCAGAAAGCTGAGGTCGCTAAAGCTCGAGCCCAGGAGCGCCAGGTCGCGGAGCAAGAGTTCCGTCAAACCCTC TTGAAAGAGAGAGCAGAGAAGCTCGAAAATTGGAGGATGAAAGAAAATCGgagagaagagaagaagaaagagaagaatgAGCTATTGCGCCGACAAAGTTCCTTATGGATAGATGAATCTGATTTGGAAAGTAGAGTACTACAAGCAACTGTCGATACAACATCCCTATGA